ACTGTACTCTCCTGTTTGTTTAGTTTAAgtgtggcattttgggaaatacagttACTGGCTTTGGAGACATGGTTGTAATTTTCTGCTTGTTTCGTCTTTTGCTCTCAGACAGCTcaacaaatgatgatgattccATGATGGTGTGGAAGCAACTTAATAGAAACTTTGGTTATTTACaacttttttcatgttttttcatagCTCTGGCCATCCTTATTAACATTGTACTGAGACAATGATGCTAAAACTTGGtcccacaaacagacacaagcTGTCAGACAGTTCTACAGGTTGGTAGTTAGCTGGCAGTTTAGCCAGACTGGCTACCACTTGGAGGTCAAACCAAAAGTGAACAAGCCAAAGCCACAAGCCAAAGCTGAAGCTGAGCCTTCTAGACTGTAATAGAtttacagtcaacattttgGCTAATAAGCCATGTGGTTTTCTCTCTTCCAAATACATTTGTCTaaactgttggcttgtttacaCCCTGTCTGATCGTCTGAAAGCTTGGGCTCCTTGATACAACCTATTTTTAGCCATCTTGCTGCGCTCCAAGATTCCAGCAATGACTTTGGCGAATACAGTTAGTGATAGATCCAATGGCCGCAGCCAACTCGACTTCTACTTAAATCAAAAGGATCTTATAGTTAAAAGGAAGTGCCATAATCCTGTAATTGCTACATGCGTCTACTGTTAAAAGCCTAATCTTGCTTTAAATGGTGATGGCATCTTCTCTGATACAAATCAAAAGACCTGGAGCACACAAGCTTAAGACCCAAGACCAGCCTCATACATAAAGGCGAAGATCTGCTTACTAATGAAGCGTTTAGTGAATTTTCAGGATCTGAGTACCAAAGCCAAAGCTAATGGAAGCATCTTTTTGCTGGAGACAGAGTCGTGCTCTCCTAGACAGGGATCCATAAAAAGATTCTGTAGAGATGGTCGAGAGCTTATTCAGTTGAGTTCCCAATCTTTCTCCTTCATTTACCACAATGTGGAACAGTTTCACTGTAGTAACTAACAACCTCTCATCacttcagatacacacacaactTCCAGGATGTCTAATTTCATCTTGAAATCCAAATATGACATTTGTGTCACAATTTGTGTATTCATAAACCATTTCTTTACCTTATTTAATATTCCTCATGATCCATCTAAAATTTAATCTGTCTCCCAGCGAGACATGTTGCATACTTTAACATTTCTGTCTGCCCACTACTTTTGATCCATAATTTACAGTGGTAGAAAATTTTATTGCAGGGAATTGAGTTTCAAAATTGATCCAAATTGAAGCACAGAGCATATTATGCAGTCTGGTGCTTCCATTTGCAAGAATCACTGTTATTTGCTGGGATTAGAAAGTACCATGGTAAGTAATTTCATAGTGATGCAGCCACATGTATCAGACATGGTGCCCCAGCCTCTCATCTGGTAACGATGATGAATGGCTCTCTGTGGCCTGTGATGAATAGCTGCAGactcctcttcattttctgcttcattaaAAGAAGTATTGATCCCCTTTCATGATAAAGTGTTCTGCAACACCTCGGGGGAACAGGTGTGCAAGACTGTGAGTCCACACAACTACAGCCGAGTTGTCAAACCCATGAGATGAAAAACTTCCTCTAAAACCCGTCAATAAAGGCAGAAGGAGTGTGCACATAAGCTGGGAATGAAACCCAGGTGTTCTCAGGTGAGCTCCCATTATTAACCATCCTCCTCGCCCTTCCACTCAGCCATGCTTCAGCTTCTCGCTGGATCTCTGTAATGGAGTCCTGTTGCGTGCTCAAACTCTGCATTGTGCTCACTTCAAGGAATTTCAGGAGATCAGACCGTTTCATTAGCCTGGATTTAGACTGGATTTACTCAATTAGGAGCTCAGGTTGTGAACATTTAAGAAGCTGCGCTGATGGTAAAAATCTGCAGTTTGACTTCAAATCCCATCAGTGACAGAGAGTGGCTGACAAAATATAAGCTTGAAATGAAGTTGGAACTCCACTGAACTGCAGACAGCTGTTAATACAACATTCTTAACCTTCTGTATACAGGACTGAATTTAACTGTAAGTCACACATAGACATTAACTGACAGTACAACAGATATATGAGAAGAAACTGCCATGGAGAAAGGCTAAGCTGCTAAAACCACAcatctgtgtctctttctggtCTGCAGGTCATATGATCATCTCTAACTACCTTCTTAACTACTTCCCTGGGCTGGACATCGAGAGGAGGAACTGTCACGGTTTCACAGCTTTGATGAAGGCCGCCATGCAGGGCCGGGCTGAGTGCGTCAGAGCTCTCATGCTGGCTGGTAAAACACATGCATTCAATCAACTGAGGTCAATGGACATCTGTTCTAGAAGCTTACATCTTGAATGAaaacctttatttttcttacaggtgcatgtatgtgcattaGTTGATTAGATGTATCTGTCAGGGTAGACATCGCTTTTGCTGTATTGGTGAATGTGCAAGTGCAGAGCTTCTCCCTCGCATCGACCGCTTCTGTAACTCCTTATGTTTCCAGGAGGTGATATTCAGGCACGGGACAGTGGCCGCAGTATGACACCCAGGGAGTGGGCTCTCTTCACCGGTCGATACGAGACAGCCAACCTGATGTATCGGCTAATGACAAAACCCTGTGCTGAGCAGTTCTGTGATTCCTTCTCCAAGGAGTGGCCCATGCTGGAGGTTATTAAGAATGATCGTGATTACTGtcctacaaccctgattccataaaagttgaaatgtttcataagatgtaaataaagacagaatggaACCATTTGCAattcatacccagtcatgatactatcacctgttaccaatgaacttgtttacctgtggaatgttccaaacaggtgtttttggagtattccacatctctcccagtcttttgttgctcctgtcccaacttgtttgaaacatgttgctgcatcaaattcagaataagcaaatacttacaaaaatcaatgaagctgatgaggtcaaacattaaatatattgtcctCGTGCTGTTTTCAATAGaatgtatgtcaaaaaggattttacacagcgtctcaaTTTTTATGGAATCAGGGTATTGCTGAATGCACCACATAATGCTTTTTATCCCCCAGTGAGAACTTCAATACAAGCAGTGAGAATGaattcttttttaatttgacgtTTGCTCTTGTTGTGTAGGAGCTGGTGGCCAAGGCCCAAGAGCCAAAGTCCTGCTGGAGGCGTTTGATCaacttcctctcctgctgccctTATAGGTTTTACATCAACAACAAGGTAAACCCTGTGGATGATGGTGTTCTCGACCACATGGTCCGAATCACCACCAGCATCTCCAGTCCGTTCATTGCCACAGCTTGCCGCACGCTAAGTCCAGGTAGCCCGCCGTGCATTGGGAAGCGTCGTCATGCTGTGCAGGAGATCCTGAGGAGGCAACGGGTGGCTGATCTCAAGCGTCTGGGCCCGGACAGACTGAACAACTACAAGAGATTTTTCCAGAACTCGCGGGTCCTCCTCATCCCCAAAGCGATGGATCGGAGGGCCAGCctccagcctcagctgctgAGTGACATGGCCACGGCATCCACGGTGGCCATGAGACGAGCAAGTCTCCTGCCTCTGAATATGCTGAGGAGAAGCAGCGTGCGGCCGGGCATCGTGGTGCCTAAAGTGAGGCTCTGTAAAGCCCCAGCTCCGAGCTTTATGCCAGAAAAATTGAAACGCAGCAGCAACCGCAACCAGCTCCAGATCCCCAAGTGGAACTACAAGATGAAGAGAAtagagaggaggcaggaagaggagaggaaaagactgTTGCCTCAGAcaaggaggagatgaggggaaAGAGGAGCATACTCACATTATCTGAGGGAGAAGGACATGACTTGCTGCAGCTTCAAAGAGCCGGCACTTACAACACATAGTGTTGTAAAAATAACCCATGAACTGACTCTTTAAATGTACTCTGTAACTGCTAAtcctcatttttgtttgttctgattGCAGACGTTGGATTTGTTGCCTTGTTTCTACTTGAGATCACAAACTCTATTTGTGAGGCATAATTTGTGGTGCAATGTGGGAGATATGGGGGctcttggaaaaaaaatctgcatggTGTTTGTAATTCCTGCTGGGATGCTGATGAAACACGTTTTTCCATGTTGGCAGCTTACGTGTATGGTAATGACATGtggcaaaacaaaagaagatGAAGTGTAAGGGTTTCAGTGTTCTTTAAAATACCGTGAGTGCTCGTCACTTGGTCTAAAGCTGAAGTTTCCAACTCAGAACATTTGCTACAAGGCTGCTAagaaggaagcagagagaaaaaggattCAGTaagagaaatgaggagaaaacaggaacagagaagagagagatcACAGAGGGAAAAGGTCTAGGAGACAGcgtgtgtcttgttgctgttttttgtctgaGTTGGAAGGAATGAGCACAGGACACGTACGTTTGAACAAGTGAAATTTGACAGTACAATTTGCCCGAAAGGAAGGACTATCAAGAGGGCAGAAATGGGGTTTGAAAAGGCAGGGATGTGGCAGCCAGTCGGAGGGATTtcacaggatggagagaagagcTCCGACACGGTCAAATGAAGATTGGTGGCTGGCTGCTACAGCAGATTGCCACAAGAAAGGATCGCTGAGCATACAGGAGGAAGCCAAGAAGCCATTTTACACTGATACACAGTAGAACAGGTATTTGAGAGGAAGGGACAAACTTATGTGCAGTGACTGAGCTGAGGAACCAGCTCACACAGGCTTTGTAAGGGCTTTGTGGAGAACTGGAAAGACAGAGCCAAAAATAAACAGCTTAGTACGAGACTTGTTGACTTCCAAAATGAGATAGTCCACCACTACTGTCTGCTACTGTATGTATCTCCTCTGGGAGAAATTGTGGGCCTTCATTAGTTGTTGCTGTATGAGTACATGTGTATTTGAATTTTTCATTGGAAtggcagtgatgaaaaaggacTTTAGGGGAGCTTTGGCTAAATAGAAGTATCctaaacatccatccatccatccattcccacccgctAAACATAATACTACAAAATATCAGTGAGGAAAAAGTATCAAATATGACTTTTTTAGTATGCAAATCTGTATTGAAGATAAATCAGACAGGTTTAAATTAACTACACACCTTTATTACCCTCTAGTGGTAACCACTGAGAATTGCAACAAAATTATTACACTAATTAGTGCAGAGACCCATCAAAACTCCAAATAACAAACTAAATATTTTCAAGTGGTGGTTTCAAGGGTGTGAGCCATTTTGCGCCATGAGGCAACACAAATTTCACTAAATGGCCCTTTAATGTTTAATCCATCATGACAGACTGGGACTGAAGTGTTCTGTGCTGGACCGCCGGAAACTGTGCTGAGTACAGACTGTTAAGACCTCGCTGCACGGAtccttttcacatttctgccaaAAACTGGAACTCTTAGGTagcaaaacacaagacaaaaccCTGAGCAACAGCTCATTTTTCTGCAATGTGTTGAAGCTGATGGAGGATTGAGGGTGGAGGAACGACTCTGGAGCGGGATTTAAAATCAACAGTAGGCTAAATTTGAGTCACTTCaacaaactgcatttcatttgctgACTACATGGTTGAGGAAAACCAGATCTACATGCCAAACTCACATTATTTGTCAAGTGAAACTTGacagtcacaacacacacaccaccaccacagtcaCACATCTCTGGCTCCTGGGGGAAAACTGTGATTCATACTTGAATGTTACTTTGGATGAATCTTTTCTGTATTGTCATTTACGGTTCCTTGATTGTGTAGACTTATGTATACCTTTGCTTTGATATATctaaaaatactgtatttttttggaaaatgaagCTACATTAAAGGGCTTTTGGTCAATTCTATGCACCTCtttgtcattcattcaagaGGGCACTTTCGCATAAAGTAATGAAGTAATGAAGCCTGTAATTGTTTaatgtcttcttctgtgttttctcattaCCCACAAAGATCATCCAAATGACTGCAGTATACTTGTTGGTGATGCTCTGAGGCTGCCTAACTGAAAAATCACCCTAATATTATTACAATACATGATGCTTCCACAATGCTTTAATACTGTTAATACTGTTTCATATAtgtagttatttatttatttttgggcTGCTGCTGGCATCATGAAAGGTACTTTTTCTTCACACTGCATGATGCATTGGCAATGGAGaaaaacagtacaaaataaaaaataaaaaatacaatgttcTGTTGAGAATTTGTTCATTAGCAACCTAAAGTATATGTTTTTGTAGGAGAGCTGCACAGTAAATCCAAAGTGATTTACTGTTTTCTCAAGGATGATGTCTGCGGctgaagtgtctgtgtgtgcattcatcAAGAACTGACAAAGAATCAGTGAAATTCTGGGGGGAGTTTTGACTCCCCCGTACACTCACCGTGAAACCTTCCAATGCTGCATCACTACAGGCGTTTCCTGTGTGATCTGAACTTTGGTTGTTGCTGACAGAAATGTAAGCtcaaaaatactgtaaaatatttGAATGGACTCACGAATAATTATACCGCAGAACTTTGGCTGATCACAAGTATCTTTTGCTTCatttcttcagcagcagagaaacactgaatgctAGAAGGAAGGCAGCTTGAGGGAGAATTTATTAAGTCTGCAGCATGTTGTTTTGAACTACAGGGGTCCtgcaaaaaaatatttctgGTGTGGCGGAGATAAGGATAAAGATGCACATCAGCGTCCGTCTCATTTGCGGAGCTGTGGCTGACACCAGGTCTGTGCTTTGCGTTGCACTCCAACAGTGCATGTGTAATGGGAAAAGACGTGACCTAACCCGAAGCTCTCAAAGATAAAGCCTGCGCCTGTGGTGATCTATCTGCAGAGACTAAAATGGCCGCCACCCTGACCTGTGCTGCAGTTTCTCTAATGACCACTAGAGGGGACTCATGACCCTTTAGATGTCAATATAGACACATGTAGCGTTAAGATAAACATGCACTCCCAGGTGTGCAAaggcatacacatacacaggccCGTGAGTATCTGAAATGTGCTGACCTAGTGGATTATACAGAGCTGAAATTTAAACAGGACAGGGCTGTAATACATGACCCCGGTCTCACAGCATTTGTGTTATCTTGATCTCGGTCTCATGAGTGTTTTGACTCCAAGTTGTCTCAGCCCTGGTCTTTggtctgtcttttttttgtctgtcctgCCCAGCTGTGCGGCTCTGGCAGCACACTGGTCAGGCTTTTCTGCTGTCACTGATCTGTCAGCCCACCAGGATGCACAATTCTTTCATTTATAAGTGCAGGTAATCCATATTTTTCACAATGTGTCTGCCATAACAACCCATCATCGTCCTTTTAGACTTGTATTTTTTATGCACAAATGTATAAAAGTTATCAGACATTCATGGTTAacttgtaaaatgttttttttttcttttttctcagaGTTGTAATCATGTTATCAGTTAATtcactttgtttcctgttttatcacATTTCAAACTTTTCAAAATCCAAAGAACTGTAGAATATTAATTAggcactgttttgttttttggtcttACTCCTTACTTGGTCTCAAGCCCATTTGGTTCTCTTTCAAACTGCccccatacacatacacacacacacgcacacatagacgcacacacgtgcacacacacccacacaggccCTACCGTACTCACACTATCAGTGCTCTcatgcaaataataataatactaatacacCTCACGTATTTCCATGGTGTTTCTGCTTTCTGGCAACTGATGCCAAATTGCTGGAGTGTCCTTGAACGCACCAGCCAGGAGAGCTTTGAAAAATGGTCCCTCTTTGGAGCTACAAGACCACACAACaataactgactgactgaaaaattGAAGCAAGaccatgttcactgtgatggattagtCATCtcaagcaagtttcaagtcATTGAAAGAGGATTTGCATATAAGtactgaaggagaggaaagcaAAGGCTGCATGGAAAGAAGGAATTCAACCTGAAAAGCTTATGATGCATGAGGACTAGTGTAACAATCTGCAGTTTTTACACACAGAACCTGGCAAATACTCTTTCAAACCATGAAAAATACCaaagacacttttttttggCAACAGAACAAACAACTACTGAAGTCAGAGGTTCTTCGATGGTCCGTTTATATTTTTTGGAGCAGTTGCAATCTGTTTGAGGCAATAGAAAGATTCACAATTCTCTTTTTAAAACACGTTTGGTCTAGCAACAAAAAGGTTACCGACGTTTTATCTCCATACAGGTCGTATAGTCAGGTTTTTTCTGCCTAAGGATCACAAGGACATACATAACGTTGTCAGTTTCCAGATGCTCACTAACAAATACAGTACATCTGTTTttcatccagtgtttttgtgggGACAGTTGCATTATGAGTAATTTCTCAAGCATCGGAAGATGACCTCTAGGACTTCTAAACAGCAGTGGGTAGGGAGAACCAGGGTCTGTCGTCACGTTTTACAATTTAGCCTTTCTCACGTTagaaaatagaaacaaataaTAAATCACCATTTAGTTTCTGATTTACTGACAACAAATACTCATGCAATCATGGGTGCATcttttgctaattagcatcatGAGACCGATTGATCAGAATTGGGGGGTTTCATGCACGGGTGATTGTTCTTTGTTACCCGCTTTGAAACAGTCACCTGTGATATGATTGGGACGCACAGCTGATCATCAATAGTTTGTTATCGATGCAAAGGGGAACAAACATTTTGGGCACAGTTAAAATACAGACATGTTGGAAATACTTCTTGTGGATGTAGCACCTTTTCAGACTGCTTTAGTGACAACATGGATCCCTGGGCCCTGGTCTACTCTACTCCACATAGCAACAACATTACTACACAAAGTCGACAATTTAGTGTGTTGaccagaaaataaaatgtgaacaaaattCCTACatgtagctgtttttttttacaagtctTTTTCCATAATGTTGCTGCTATAAGTGACATCCACATCTGCACATAAAaagtatatatttatatttatataatatatatcCGTACTCTATTAACAGTTTTGTCTACCATGAAGTTAGAATTGCCACCCATCTCtcagaaaagttttttttttttttttttgtacttcaaACATTGATTATtttacaacacagaaatgaactAAATTTGTACAACTTTGGAGGAAGCGATGCTCCGCCTGGTCACAGTCCCTccatggttttcttttttttttttgttttttagttttctttttctgtttttctccccaGTCCCGGTGCAGTAAGACAGTTTTCATCCCAGTAAAACACAGTTTAGAAAAACCAAAGCATTTACAAACTGGCATCGTTAGAACCACAAGGATGTCCGGCTGagagcttcagctgaacttgGACCCTTTAACACGCCCCGAACTTTCCCCCCTGCCTTCTTCGGCTGAGGGGAAGTAACCCTTGTTTGGCACGGTTACTATTTACACAATGAGCGCAGTTCACTCAAAGGAGGGGCTCATGGGAACAAAAGGGGGGTTTGGAGGTGTTCGTGTGGAAAGATAGCCGCCAAAAAAGCAAAGCTAGCCTCATAAAAATGAGTTTTGTCATGGAAAAGGCCGCTCAATTGTTTGAGCCTCTCTTTAGCTATTTTGGCAGCTGGACTGTCAGCTATTGTGTGAAAACTGTCATCTGTAGGGCAGTAAAAGGAGCACCATGACCTACCAGAATTGGTGCTTCAATACCCAATTCATACTCAGTGTTTCACGTTAACGTCCCTCTGGAGCTGTGATATGAACTTTGAAAGTCTGAGTGCAGATaccgtgtgtgtttgcgtgtgttttgtcttttttactgGGGGTGAGTGGGGTGGTTAGTGGGGAAGTGAGGTTGACCCAATGGCGAAAGGCCTGACATGACACAGAAAATAGTGCAATGTACAGTACACAATGCATCTCCGTAAATGTACAGTGTACATCAAATACTATACAACCAGAATCCAGAATTAAAAAAgtagaaacacaacaaaagaaaaagaaaaaaaaaaaaagaacctgtTACAAATGACAAAGTCCAGAGGCGTTCTTTGCCCAGAGGAGGAAACATCACGCTGAAGCCATAGAGAGAAACAAAAGTTCGTGTGACAGATGTCCTACATGTCCTACAGCTCTGCTTCTTGTGCTTCACATTACTAAAAGCCATGTTGCTATACCACATATTTACAGGGGTCTCCTGGGTATCTCTCACACATTCTATTTGCAATCCAAAACCTTCCGTCCCCCAGTCCACTGCTCCACgtttctctttcactgtccTTCTTCATCTCCACATCTTTCCCTTCATGTTCCTTCATCATATCCGTCCCTCCTACGTTCTGTATCCAGAGGCCTTCAGGTGCAGGAGGTCTTTCAGTCTGCTGAACCTTCTAGGAGTAGTTGATCACAAactaaacacagaaagaaaatgtgtctgTCGGTTGTGTTGGtggtgtgcatgcacatgcatggcCGCTCCTCCGTTCGCTTCTGTTCCTCCTTtgtcccctctccctcctccctctggtGTCTCTGAAAGGAGTGTAATGTCTTAGgatttctcctcctgtctcttgTCCTGCACTCCATCCTCCCCCTCTGTGGTCCTGCTATCTATGATGCTACTCAGGAACTACAGGGGAGGACGGGGAGGGAGGGAAACTGtcctttcatcttctctcctccactctttaAACTACCCCCTTCACCATCCTGTTTCCCATCATCcaacctctcctcctcctcctcctgcaaaTCCTCCACCCTCGTCTCCCCTTAGACCCAGGAGTCTGGTGAGGCTGGATAGTGGCTGGTCTCATAGTTGAGCTCGCTGTAGGGCCGTGAGGCTGAGTAGAAGTCTACATAGTTGCCAGTGGACTTGAGGCCCTGCAAGTGCATGTTGAGGTCACCCTGCGGGGGGCGCCCTCCGGCATGAACCTGGTTCTCGTAGAAGGCCTGGTCCTCGTAGGGGCCGCTGTCGGGCGGGGGAGGGTTTTGGAAAGGAGGGTAGGGCTCTGAAGGCAGGCCCTGAGAAGACACctgtaagaaaacaaaaatgatcacTGAGACAAAAGTAAGATTATGATGGATATgttcaaaacagcaacaagtgCTCTAAACTGaccatgcaaaaaaaacaaaaaacaaagtaaagtTAAAATACCTGAAAGATTCAGGGACACGCAGTCACGGATTTGCATGGAGCTATGGGTCAGAAAGCACTTTGCCACAAAGTACTGATAGCTTTCAGACAATTTGAGCACTTAGAAATAATGCACTGTGttcaaaaacattaaaactgcCCTTTAAGATATCAATTTGAATGTGACTCCtcacatttccatattttccTCACACAACTGTTACCATCagggaaaatacagaaatttcTTCATAAATTACACTTTAACAAGAAGCAAATCCAGATTCAAACCTGACGTTTAACAAAAAGGCTGagaaataatgtgtgtgtgtgtgtgtgtgtgtgtgtgtgtgtgtgtgtgtctatgagcATTAAGAGGCAGCATAGTTTTGAATATCTGTCCATTCACTTTAAACCAGCAACACACTCTACACTGAAAACCATTTCAGAATAACTTTTACACTGTTCTGGTTGTCTTCTCACAGATGTGAGTGGAAGTGGGAGGGTGGAGCTGAACACCAcctgaataatgaataatgtgGGAGTTACTGTAAGACTGGCATACAAAATGAA
The Chaetodon auriga isolate fChaAug3 chromosome 12, fChaAug3.hap1, whole genome shotgun sequence genome window above contains:
- the ankrd33bb gene encoding ankyrin repeat domain-containing protein 33B, whose product is MVLITEEQSEGSKVRENGVARHVGLGDKVAMDTPVMSVTSDDENGNEYEVSGEDNNEETEVDYTRNYWEDEDDIYQEFEELDFEALPDRSDTRSIASDDSFYPPDSSVVSLLYRSPSPDSPEPISFFNACCNNNAIIVKIMIRQGVTEEEVKETDRNRRSGLIVACYHGYVDVVIALSQCPYLDVNWQDNEGNTALITAAQAGHMIISNYLLNYFPGLDIERRNCHGFTALMKAAMQGRAECVRALMLAGGDIQARDSGRSMTPREWALFTGRYETANLMYRLMTKPCAEQFCDSFSKEWPMLEELVAKAQEPKSCWRRLINFLSCCPYRFYINNKVNPVDDGVLDHMVRITTSISSPFIATACRTLSPGSPPCIGKRRHAVQEILRRQRVADLKRLGPDRLNNYKRFFQNSRVLLIPKAMDRRASLQPQLLSDMATASTVAMRRASLLPLNMLRRSSVRPGIVVPKVRLCKAPAPSFMPEKLKRSSNRNQLQIPKWNYKMKRIERRQEEERKRLLPQTRRR